One genomic region from uncultured Cohaesibacter sp. encodes:
- the secE gene encoding preprotein translocase subunit SecE, translating to MAKTNPFTFLQQVRSEAAKITWPTRKETAITTLMVFVMVVLASTFFLLADQIMSLGVSYIINLGG from the coding sequence ATGGCCAAGACAAACCCTTTTACCTTTTTGCAGCAAGTCCGATCCGAGGCAGCCAAAATTACTTGGCCGACTCGTAAGGAAACAGCAATTACGACGCTAATGGTGTTTGTAATGGTGGTTCTGGCTTCGACTTTCTTCCTGCTTGCCGACCAGATCATGAGTCTCGGTGTGAGCTACATCATCAACCTGGGAGGATAG
- a CDS encoding cupin yields the protein MRKITAGSFVGKKAWDALDIEHIEDASIRLHWTDSPYRWHVNDGAEVFVVLDGKVDMHVRNNGHEEILELVVGDIFHAACGDEHVAHPQGVARVLVIEKSGSV from the coding sequence ATGAGAAAAATAACCGCAGGTTCTTTTGTTGGGAAGAAGGCATGGGATGCGCTTGATATCGAGCATATCGAAGATGCTTCCATAAGATTGCATTGGACTGATTCTCCCTATCGTTGGCATGTCAATGATGGAGCTGAAGTGTTTGTTGTTCTTGATGGTAAAGTTGATATGCATGTTCGCAACAACGGTCATGAAGAGATTCTTGAACTTGTTGTCGGGGATATTTTTCATGCTGCTTGTGGTGATGAGCATGTGGCCCATCCGCAAGGTGTGGCGCGGGTTCTGGTGATAGAAAAATCCGGAAGTGTCTAG
- the rplL gene encoding 50S ribosomal protein L7/L12, with translation MADLEKLVEELSTLTVMEAAELSTMLEEKWGVSAAAPVAVAAVAGGAAAEAAEEKTEFDVVLTAAGDKKINVIKEVRGITGLGLKEAKELVEGAPKPVKEGVDKAEAEELKAKLEAAGASVELK, from the coding sequence ATGGCTGATCTTGAAAAGCTCGTAGAAGAACTTTCTACCCTGACCGTTATGGAAGCTGCTGAGCTTTCCACCATGCTTGAAGAAAAATGGGGCGTTTCTGCTGCTGCTCCTGTCGCAGTTGCTGCTGTAGCTGGCGGCGCTGCTGCAGAAGCTGCTGAAGAAAAAACTGAATTTGATGTTGTTCTGACCGCTGCTGGCGACAAGAAAATCAACGTCATTAAAGAAGTTCGCGGCATCACCGGTCTTGGCCTGAAAGAAGCTAAAGAGCTCGTAGAAGGCGCTCCGAAGCCGGTCAAAGAAGGTGTTGACAAAGCAGAAGCAGAAGAGCTGAAAGCTAAGCTCGAAGCTGCTGGCGCTTCTGTAGAATTGAAATAA
- a CDS encoding RNA methyltransferase, producing MAKNRSQKQKKARQIAASDQGSRGRRAQDDTVRLFGIHAVASAVANPRRELTRLYATQNAQSRLVDEIRKIGGDPSRLDGLVETSSPKDIDALARDAVHQGALLVTRNLPALDISDIYDCKLVVILDQVTDPHNVGAIIRSSVALGAEALVMTGRHSPEESGILAKTASGGLDLISMVSVPNLARALDDLADNGFDVVGFDSEESEPFETIIAEQDASRPLALVFGSEGKGMRRLTREKCTSLARLDMPGPIKSLNVSNAVAMTLYAIKLVRQGLLK from the coding sequence ATGGCAAAAAACAGATCACAAAAACAGAAAAAAGCCCGTCAGATCGCTGCGAGCGATCAGGGCTCTCGTGGCCGCAGGGCCCAGGATGACACCGTGCGCCTCTTTGGCATCCACGCAGTAGCCAGCGCCGTAGCCAATCCGCGTCGTGAGCTTACGCGTCTTTATGCGACTCAGAACGCCCAGAGCCGTCTGGTTGACGAGATTCGCAAGATTGGCGGCGACCCGTCCCGACTGGACGGATTGGTAGAAACATCTTCCCCCAAGGATATCGACGCTCTGGCGCGCGACGCCGTGCATCAGGGCGCTCTTCTGGTCACGCGCAACCTGCCCGCCCTCGACATCTCAGACATATATGATTGCAAACTGGTCGTGATTCTCGATCAGGTGACCGATCCACATAATGTCGGCGCCATCATTCGTTCATCGGTCGCTCTAGGTGCCGAAGCTTTGGTCATGACAGGACGGCATAGCCCTGAAGAGAGCGGCATTCTGGCCAAGACGGCCTCCGGCGGCCTTGACCTTATCTCCATGGTCTCCGTCCCCAATCTGGCCCGGGCGTTGGATGATCTGGCAGATAATGGTTTTGATGTGGTCGGATTTGATTCCGAGGAAAGCGAACCGTTCGAGACCATCATTGCAGAACAGGACGCCAGTCGCCCACTGGCTCTGGTATTCGGCTCTGAAGGCAAAGGCATGCGTCGGTTGACGCGCGAGAAATGCACATCCCTCGCCCGCCTCGACATGCCCGGCCCGATCAAAAGCCTGAATGTTTCCAACGCAGTGGCAATGACCCTTTACGCAATCAAGCTCGTGCGGCAAGGTTTGCTGAAATAA
- the rplA gene encoding 50S ribosomal protein L1 — protein sequence MAKVGKRIRAAREKLDATATYSVEEAVKLIKETSKTKFDETVEIALNLGVDPRHADQMVRGVCQLPAGTGKSVRVAVFARGDKAEEAKAAGADIVGAEDLVEIVQGGKIDFDRCIASPDMMPLVGRLGKVLGPRGMMPNPKVGTVTPDVAQAVKDSKGGSVEFRVEKAGIVHGGVGKVSFEEAALVENIKAFVSAVSKAKPAGAKGTYMQKLSLSSTMGPGVTVDLASVE from the coding sequence ATGGCTAAAGTCGGAAAACGTATTCGCGCTGCACGTGAAAAGCTCGATGCCACTGCAACTTACTCTGTTGAGGAAGCAGTCAAGCTGATCAAGGAAACCTCTAAGACCAAATTCGACGAAACTGTCGAAATTGCTCTGAATCTGGGTGTTGACCCTCGCCATGCCGACCAGATGGTTCGTGGCGTTTGCCAGCTGCCAGCAGGTACCGGTAAATCCGTTCGTGTTGCTGTGTTCGCTCGTGGCGACAAGGCTGAAGAAGCCAAGGCAGCCGGCGCTGACATCGTTGGTGCTGAAGATCTGGTAGAGATCGTTCAGGGCGGTAAGATTGACTTTGACCGCTGCATTGCGTCTCCGGACATGATGCCTCTGGTCGGTCGTCTTGGTAAGGTTCTTGGCCCTCGTGGCATGATGCCAAACCCGAAAGTGGGTACTGTAACTCCTGACGTTGCTCAGGCTGTTAAGGACTCCAAGGGTGGTTCGGTTGAATTTCGTGTTGAAAAAGCCGGTATCGTTCACGGTGGCGTAGGCAAGGTAAGCTTTGAAGAAGCTGCCCTTGTGGAAAACATTAAAGCCTTTGTTTCTGCTGTTTCCAAAGCGAAACCAGCAGGTGCTAAAGGTACCTACATGCAGAAACTGTCCCTTTCGTCCACGATGGGCCCGGGCGTGACTGTAGATCTTGCTTCTGTCGAATAA
- a CDS encoding flagellar hook-length control protein FliK yields MAMEIVPAAFLAQKSAEQSLLKILSNAQPQQARVQSALTLPSGETQIKLSASGQTLDLKIDSQAATQVKPGTTVLLQTIQTPDGPRLAISQLSPEASAQNQPAASAKGSLTNPTPPSSNTQQAQQPAAKSGAEPAVVMRPATTTSQSSAPNTQQGPYGAAQVSAPSVASALSASGNAPPQEALIALQRQALSQQRSLADLFANLAGFIQQIETGQRPPVAQDIETAMRWLLGFQLTPKQQPGATNAKAALKDVMTSLGSLGQLSTGQGTEKFSSDLKASLTLLQALLPKATSPTPPPAMGTQRDHPPLPNTPLHGQSPRLSNISPTDSNSLALARIKGDVEAALARLTLSQIASARSAFSSGSSAGSHSMQALHVEIPIMLANGTAIVQMIVEHDPETPEGDETEQEDSAEAKRQRGGWTVQFAIDADTIGPVDVSLRLHQQNLLVTLSAEREQTVALFQQAAPTLQSMLEREGLTLEGLSFVQKQKAATTLVDSGIFHHHQRLDRKL; encoded by the coding sequence ATGGCTATGGAAATTGTCCCCGCGGCTTTCCTCGCGCAAAAAAGTGCCGAACAATCCCTGCTCAAAATTCTGAGCAATGCCCAGCCGCAACAAGCCCGCGTTCAGTCAGCCTTAACACTGCCTTCCGGGGAAACACAAATCAAACTCAGCGCAAGCGGTCAAACACTGGATCTAAAGATTGATTCTCAGGCCGCAACGCAGGTGAAACCAGGCACCACAGTCCTGTTGCAAACAATCCAGACCCCGGATGGCCCACGTCTGGCGATCAGTCAACTTTCCCCCGAAGCGTCAGCGCAAAATCAACCGGCAGCTTCCGCAAAAGGCAGCCTAACCAATCCAACGCCGCCCTCCTCCAATACGCAACAAGCCCAACAACCAGCTGCCAAATCAGGCGCAGAGCCTGCCGTAGTGATGCGCCCAGCAACAACCACCTCGCAAAGCTCTGCCCCGAATACGCAACAAGGTCCCTACGGTGCAGCACAGGTTTCCGCGCCATCTGTCGCCTCAGCGCTATCAGCGTCTGGCAATGCTCCACCACAAGAGGCGCTCATTGCCTTGCAGCGGCAGGCCCTCAGCCAACAACGTTCTCTTGCAGACTTGTTCGCCAATCTTGCCGGCTTCATACAACAGATCGAAACGGGCCAACGCCCTCCCGTCGCGCAAGACATAGAAACAGCAATGCGCTGGTTGCTAGGCTTCCAGCTCACGCCAAAACAGCAGCCCGGAGCCACGAATGCCAAAGCAGCACTTAAAGACGTCATGACGTCTCTTGGCTCTCTGGGACAGCTATCAACCGGACAGGGGACTGAAAAATTCAGCTCCGATCTCAAAGCCTCGCTGACCTTACTGCAAGCCCTTTTGCCCAAGGCGACCAGCCCGACGCCCCCACCGGCAATGGGGACACAGCGCGATCATCCTCCTTTGCCAAATACCCCCTTGCACGGTCAAAGCCCGAGGCTTTCCAACATTTCTCCAACCGACTCAAACAGCCTTGCCCTCGCCCGCATCAAGGGAGATGTCGAAGCTGCGTTGGCGCGTTTGACATTGAGCCAGATCGCGTCTGCCCGGTCGGCCTTTTCTTCCGGCTCTTCTGCGGGAAGCCACTCCATGCAGGCGCTTCATGTTGAAATCCCAATCATGCTGGCCAACGGCACGGCGATTGTTCAGATGATCGTGGAGCATGACCCCGAAACACCCGAAGGTGACGAAACAGAACAAGAGGACAGCGCGGAAGCAAAAAGGCAACGGGGTGGATGGACAGTACAGTTTGCCATTGATGCCGATACAATCGGCCCCGTTGATGTCTCGCTCAGGCTGCATCAACAAAACCTTCTCGTTACCCTCTCCGCCGAACGTGAGCAAACCGTGGCGCTGTTCCAACAAGCGGCCCCAACGCTCCAGTCCATGCTGGAGAGAGAAGGACTGACACTTGAGGGGCTCTCCTTTGTCCAAAAGCAGAAAGCGGCAACGACCCTTGTAGATAGCGGCATCTTTCATCATCACCAGAGACTGGATCGCAAGCTATGA
- a CDS encoding Lrp/AsnC family transcriptional regulator, with product MDKTDKRILAILERNGRISAAELGRQIGLSRTAVQDRMTRLEAEGTIISYGARIASTQNELIRAILFVTISVRPCDEALNWLAQQEGVQEVLSLSGEIDAIVKCAVPDVESLSRLNDRIGANKLISSSNSNIILRQIN from the coding sequence GTGGATAAGACTGATAAACGCATATTGGCCATATTGGAGCGCAATGGTCGCATAAGCGCAGCTGAATTGGGTCGACAGATCGGCCTGTCCAGAACCGCTGTACAGGACCGAATGACACGGCTCGAAGCAGAAGGCACAATTATCAGCTACGGCGCCCGCATTGCCAGCACACAAAATGAACTGATACGCGCTATCCTGTTTGTTACAATTTCCGTACGCCCTTGTGACGAAGCCTTAAACTGGCTGGCTCAACAGGAGGGTGTTCAGGAAGTCCTTTCCCTTTCGGGTGAAATTGACGCCATCGTCAAATGCGCTGTTCCAGATGTTGAAAGCCTTTCCAGATTGAATGATCGGATCGGAGCCAACAAGCTGATCTCCTCATCCAATTCCAATATTATTCTGCGCCAGATCAACTAG
- the rplK gene encoding 50S ribosomal protein L11, with translation MAKKIQGYLKLQVPAGAANPSPPIGPALGQRGLNIMEFCKAFNAKTQEMEKNSPIPVIITIYQDKSFTFEMKTPPASYLLKKAANVQKGSSAPGRDVGGKVTKDQVKEIAEAKMKDLNANDIEAAMLQIEGTARAMGFEVVG, from the coding sequence ATGGCAAAGAAAATTCAAGGCTACCTGAAGCTTCAGGTGCCGGCAGGGGCCGCTAACCCGTCTCCTCCGATTGGTCCCGCTCTCGGTCAGCGCGGCCTCAACATCATGGAATTCTGTAAGGCATTTAATGCCAAGACGCAGGAAATGGAAAAGAACTCACCGATTCCGGTGATCATTACCATTTACCAGGACAAGTCTTTCACCTTCGAAATGAAGACTCCTCCTGCATCTTACCTTCTGAAGAAGGCTGCGAACGTGCAGAAGGGTTCTTCTGCTCCGGGCCGTGATGTTGGTGGCAAGGTTACCAAGGATCAGGTTAAAGAAATTGCGGAAGCAAAGATGAAAGACCTGAATGCCAATGACATCGAAGCAGCCATGCTTCAGATTGAGGGTACCGCCCGTGCAATGGGCTTTGAGGTAGTGGGGTAA
- the rplJ gene encoding 50S ribosomal protein L10: MDRAEKQELVSSLHETLNSAEVVVVAHYAGLTVAEMTELRSKMREAGASVQVAKNRLVKLALQGTDAEPISDLFKGQTVIATSNDPVAAPKVASEFAKKNEKLVILGGVMGTTVLDTAGVNALATMPSLDELRGKIVGVLQAPATKVAQVLQAPGGQLARVFGAYAKKDEAA, encoded by the coding sequence TTGGATAGAGCGGAAAAGCAAGAGCTTGTATCGTCCCTTCACGAAACGCTGAATAGCGCGGAAGTCGTGGTCGTTGCTCACTATGCTGGCCTCACTGTTGCTGAAATGACCGAACTTCGTAGCAAAATGCGCGAAGCCGGAGCATCGGTGCAGGTTGCCAAGAACCGTCTTGTCAAGCTCGCTCTTCAAGGCACGGATGCTGAACCGATTTCTGATCTTTTCAAAGGTCAGACCGTCATTGCTACTTCTAATGACCCGGTTGCAGCACCGAAGGTGGCCTCTGAATTCGCCAAGAAGAACGAAAAGCTCGTCATTCTTGGCGGTGTCATGGGCACCACTGTACTCGATACCGCGGGCGTGAATGCACTAGCAACCATGCCGTCGCTTGATGAACTGCGTGGCAAGATTGTTGGTGTCCTTCAGGCACCTGCAACCAAGGTTGCTCAGGTTCTGCAGGCTCCGGGCGGACAGCTCGCACGGGTATTCGGCGCATATGCCAAGAAGGACGAAGCGGCGTAA
- the nusG gene encoding transcription termination/antitermination protein NusG encodes MTTKPKRWYIVHAYSNFEKKVAEDIRQKADQTGLGDLFDDILVPTEKFVEVRRGRKIESERKFFPGYVLVKMAMTDDAYHLIKNTPKVTGFLGADNKPMPISNAEAERLMSQVEEGVQKPTPTVSYEVGEQVRVSDGPFASFNGLVEEVDEERARLKVTVSIFGRATPVELEYNQVEKL; translated from the coding sequence ATGACGACGAAGCCAAAACGCTGGTACATCGTGCACGCCTACTCGAATTTCGAAAAGAAGGTTGCTGAGGATATTCGCCAGAAAGCCGATCAAACCGGTCTTGGAGATCTGTTTGATGATATTCTGGTGCCGACCGAGAAATTTGTTGAAGTGCGGCGCGGACGCAAGATCGAATCTGAGCGTAAATTTTTCCCAGGCTATGTGCTTGTGAAAATGGCGATGACCGACGACGCCTATCACCTGATCAAGAATACGCCCAAGGTTACAGGCTTCCTTGGTGCAGATAACAAACCGATGCCGATTTCGAATGCCGAAGCTGAGCGTTTGATGTCGCAGGTTGAAGAAGGTGTCCAGAAGCCGACACCGACCGTGAGTTACGAAGTGGGCGAACAGGTTCGGGTTTCCGATGGTCCGTTTGCTTCCTTTAACGGGCTTGTTGAGGAGGTGGACGAAGAACGTGCACGCCTCAAGGTTACCGTGTCTATCTTTGGGCGCGCGACCCCTGTCGAGCTCGAATATAATCAGGTTGAAAAACTCTGA
- the tuf gene encoding elongation factor Tu, producing the protein MAKEKFERTKPHCNIGTIGHVDHGKTTLTAAITMTLAETGGATAKAYDEIDGAPEEKARGITISTAHVEYETENRHYAHVDCPGHADYVKNMITGAAQMDGAILVCSAADGPMPQTREHILLARQVGVPALVVYLNKVDQVDDEELLELVEMEVRELLDSYEFPGDEIPIVKGSALAAVENRDPEIGRDSIKALMAAVDEYIPTPERPVDLPFLLPIEDVFSISGRGTVVTGRVERGVIKVGEEIEIVGIKPTQKTTCTGVEMFRKLLDSGEAGDNVGVLLRGTKREDVERGQVLCKPGSVTPHTKFKAEAYILTKEEGGRHTPFFTNYRPQFYFRTTDVTGVVTLDEGVEMVMPGDNVNMNVELIVPIAMEEKLRFAIREGGRTVGAGIVGAIVE; encoded by the coding sequence ATGGCTAAGGAAAAGTTTGAACGTACAAAGCCGCATTGTAACATCGGCACGATTGGTCACGTTGACCATGGTAAAACCACGCTTACCGCTGCAATCACCATGACCCTTGCGGAAACTGGTGGAGCAACTGCGAAAGCGTATGACGAGATTGACGGTGCACCTGAAGAAAAAGCACGCGGCATCACGATTTCTACCGCTCACGTTGAGTATGAAACCGAGAACCGTCACTATGCGCACGTTGACTGCCCAGGTCACGCTGACTATGTGAAAAACATGATCACCGGTGCGGCTCAGATGGACGGCGCAATTCTGGTTTGCTCTGCAGCAGACGGCCCGATGCCACAGACCCGCGAGCACATTCTTCTTGCTCGTCAGGTTGGTGTTCCTGCGCTTGTTGTTTACCTCAACAAAGTTGACCAGGTTGACGACGAAGAGCTTCTGGAGCTGGTTGAAATGGAAGTTCGTGAACTTCTGGACAGCTATGAGTTCCCAGGCGATGAAATCCCCATCGTTAAAGGCTCTGCTCTTGCTGCTGTTGAAAACCGTGATCCTGAAATCGGCCGTGATTCCATCAAGGCTCTGATGGCAGCTGTTGATGAGTATATCCCGACTCCGGAACGTCCAGTTGACCTTCCGTTCCTGCTTCCGATCGAAGACGTGTTCTCGATCTCTGGTCGTGGTACGGTTGTTACCGGTCGTGTTGAGCGTGGCGTGATCAAGGTTGGTGAAGAAATCGAAATCGTCGGTATCAAACCAACTCAGAAAACCACCTGCACCGGTGTTGAAATGTTCCGCAAGCTGCTTGATAGCGGTGAAGCAGGCGACAACGTTGGTGTTCTTCTGCGTGGTACCAAGCGTGAAGACGTTGAGCGTGGTCAGGTTCTCTGCAAGCCAGGTTCCGTTACCCCGCACACGAAATTCAAGGCAGAGGCCTACATTCTGACGAAAGAAGAAGGTGGTCGTCATACCCCGTTCTTCACCAACTATCGTCCTCAGTTCTACTTCCGCACGACCGACGTTACGGGTGTTGTTACCCTTGACGAAGGTGTGGAAATGGTGATGCCAGGCGATAACGTCAACATGAATGTTGAACTGATTGTGCCAATCGCCATGGAAGAAAAACTGCGCTTCGCTATCCGCGAAGGTGGTCGTACCGTCGGCGCTGGTATCGTCGGCGCAATCGTCGAGTAA
- a CDS encoding EscU/YscU/HrcU family type III secretion system export apparatus switch protein, producing MNKRPNTLDDHSLKTEQEDTSDKLAIALQYEEGADEAPRVTAKGRGKTAERIIELAKEHGVVVEGNPALTQALANVELNEVIPENLYAAVAAVIAFVMQEAEKNQKSALYNPTSPTKRSRK from the coding sequence ATGAACAAACGCCCCAACACGCTCGACGATCACTCGCTGAAAACAGAACAAGAAGACACTTCAGATAAACTCGCCATAGCCTTGCAGTATGAAGAAGGAGCAGATGAAGCACCGCGCGTAACGGCCAAGGGCCGAGGGAAAACCGCCGAGCGCATTATAGAGTTGGCGAAAGAGCATGGGGTTGTTGTCGAGGGGAATCCTGCTCTCACCCAAGCTCTCGCAAATGTCGAACTAAACGAGGTCATTCCCGAAAACCTCTACGCAGCCGTTGCCGCTGTCATCGCCTTTGTCATGCAGGAAGCTGAGAAAAATCAAAAGAGCGCTCTCTATAACCCGACCTCGCCGACCAAACGCTCCCGAAAATAG